A window of the bacterium genome harbors these coding sequences:
- the trxB gene encoding thioredoxin-disulfide reductase, producing the protein MENQKRNVIILGSGPAGLTAAVYTARANLEPLLIHGPLPGGQLTTTTEVENFPGFPEGIMGPDLMVNMEAQAKRFGTTIITDTIKEISATGTPFILQGDQGTYSADALILATGATPRLLHVPGEQELMGFGVSTCATCDGAFFRDQVIMVIGGGDSACEEANFLTRFGSKVYLVHRRDELRASKIMADRVLKNDKIEVLWNRELKEVHGSKKDGVQSVTLFKNDSNQDENIPVSAVFIAIGHIPNSELVQNFVECDENGYVKTAPNSTKTNIEGLFACGDLQDHDWRQAITAAGTGCMSALEAERWLESLHD; encoded by the coding sequence ATGGAAAATCAGAAGCGTAATGTAATTATTCTTGGCTCAGGGCCTGCGGGACTTACCGCAGCGGTATACACGGCTCGTGCTAATCTTGAGCCTCTCCTGATTCATGGCCCCCTTCCTGGAGGGCAACTGACTACGACCACTGAGGTGGAGAACTTTCCTGGATTTCCAGAAGGCATAATGGGCCCTGATCTCATGGTAAATATGGAGGCTCAGGCAAAACGGTTTGGAACGACCATTATCACCGACACCATTAAAGAAATCTCCGCGACCGGAACGCCCTTTATCCTTCAAGGTGACCAGGGCACCTATTCAGCTGATGCGCTTATTCTTGCAACTGGAGCCACCCCGCGACTCCTTCATGTGCCAGGAGAACAAGAGCTCATGGGGTTTGGCGTTTCAACGTGTGCTACGTGCGATGGGGCATTCTTCCGCGACCAAGTTATTATGGTTATCGGCGGTGGAGACTCTGCGTGTGAAGAGGCGAACTTTTTAACGAGATTTGGCTCAAAGGTTTATCTTGTACACCGTAGAGATGAGCTCAGGGCCTCAAAGATTATGGCTGACCGAGTGTTAAAGAATGATAAAATAGAAGTGCTCTGGAATAGGGAGTTAAAAGAGGTCCATGGCTCAAAGAAAGACGGGGTCCAGTCGGTGACTCTGTTTAAGAATGATTCGAATCAGGATGAAAATATTCCCGTATCGGCTGTGTTCATCGCTATTGGACACATCCCAAATTCGGAGCTCGTACAGAATTTTGTAGAATGTGATGAGAATGGCTATGTAAAAACGGCGCCAAACTCCACAAAGACAAATATAGAAGGACTATTTGCGTGCGGTGACCTTCAAGACCACGACTGGAGACAGGCGATTACCGCGGCCGGGACTGGGTGCATGTCCGCTCTAGAGGCAGAGCGGTGGCTAGAGTCTCTTCACGACTAG
- a CDS encoding sulfite exporter TauE/SafE family protein translates to MFELHEFVLVSIIGLLAFYLKGLMGTGTTTVLVSLCSFFLEPKSCIVIASFINVFGGFAMLKIDSVTLPKPFWLPITIAMVVGSVLGAQALSLIDPMLFKLVLGVIFLLVSLWFLLSDVAISPNEGRYKVATMADLLIAAFAGLCGGFIGINAPLLVIHFGSYLPKEFLRKLLVIIFIPAAIAQTSTFWINGLLSIREIVLSLTIIPMMLVGVHLGNRAFISISAKQFRIALGLLLMAASMPLLSGSA, encoded by the coding sequence ATGTTTGAACTGCATGAATTTGTTCTTGTATCAATTATCGGACTTCTCGCATTTTATCTGAAAGGCTTGATGGGAACGGGAACAACCACCGTCCTTGTTAGTCTATGCTCGTTCTTTCTAGAACCTAAGTCTTGCATTGTAATTGCCTCCTTCATCAATGTCTTTGGAGGATTTGCAATGTTGAAGATAGATTCTGTTACGTTGCCAAAGCCTTTCTGGCTGCCGATTACGATCGCGATGGTCGTAGGCTCGGTGCTTGGGGCTCAAGCTCTTAGCCTTATCGATCCAATGCTTTTTAAGCTAGTATTGGGAGTAATATTTCTCTTAGTTAGTCTCTGGTTCCTTCTGAGCGATGTCGCTATTTCACCAAATGAAGGCAGGTATAAAGTTGCAACTATGGCAGACCTCCTTATAGCTGCATTTGCTGGACTTTGTGGAGGCTTCATTGGGATTAATGCACCGCTATTAGTGATCCACTTTGGAAGCTACTTGCCCAAGGAGTTCCTAAGAAAACTTCTTGTTATTATTTTTATTCCTGCAGCAATCGCGCAAACGTCAACCTTTTGGATTAATGGTCTGCTATCAATCAGAGAAATAGTACTCAGCCTTACCATTATCCCAATGATGCTGGTTGGTGTTCATCTCGGAAATAGGGCGTTTATCTCAATATCTGCTAAACAATTTCGAATCGCTCTCGGACTTCTATTAATGGCAGCCTCCATGCCTCTCTTATCTGGTAGTGCCTAG
- a CDS encoding ATP synthase F0 subunit C: MKKVEILILSVIAVLFAADPALAAEEGAAASKLGHIGAGVAIGLAALGGTLGQSNAVRAALDAIGRNPSASGQVFNPMIIGLALIESLVVLAFVIAFFLL; this comes from the coding sequence ATGAAGAAGGTAGAGATATTGATACTGAGCGTGATTGCCGTTCTATTTGCAGCAGATCCAGCACTTGCGGCTGAAGAAGGCGCTGCGGCATCCAAGCTAGGACACATCGGTGCAGGAGTAGCTATCGGGCTGGCAGCACTTGGTGGAACTCTTGGTCAGTCAAATGCGGTAAGAGCAGCGCTTGATGCTATTGGAAGAAACCCTTCAGCGAGCGGTCAGGTCTTCAATCCGATGATTATCGGACTTGCTCTTATTGAATCTCTCGTGGTTCTCGCGTTTGTTATCGCGTTCTTCCTTTTATAG
- the atpB gene encoding ATP synthase F0 subunit A has product MEAHYTYLDNIWPQVGEGAVTLAAETQKSVTAVFVAALFILLGASYVRRRALASAKEGGVSPYVIPSRRPSFFGILDFFMETFVSYHDSVAGKQNRKYVPFTASIFFFILALNVLGLIPGMPAATTTVWLNVAMAIVVFVYFNVEGMKEHGVVNYMKHFLGPLWWMAPMMLVIEMVSLFMRILTLNLRLYWNINADHIVLGIFTDMLPTGMAAPFYVLGFFVSFMQAFVFATLTMVYIVLATQHEEGAHH; this is encoded by the coding sequence ATGGAAGCACACTACACATACTTGGATAACATTTGGCCCCAAGTGGGCGAAGGAGCGGTTACGCTTGCTGCAGAGACTCAGAAGAGCGTCACCGCTGTCTTTGTTGCCGCTCTATTCATCCTGTTAGGGGCGAGCTACGTCCGTCGTAGAGCTTTAGCTTCCGCTAAAGAGGGTGGCGTATCGCCGTATGTGATACCAAGCAGGCGCCCTTCTTTTTTCGGTATCCTCGATTTTTTTATGGAAACGTTCGTGAGTTATCACGACTCCGTGGCAGGTAAGCAAAACAGGAAATACGTTCCTTTCACTGCTTCAATCTTCTTTTTCATTCTCGCCCTGAATGTTCTTGGCCTTATCCCAGGGATGCCAGCGGCCACTACCACGGTTTGGCTGAATGTTGCGATGGCAATTGTTGTGTTCGTTTATTTCAACGTAGAGGGGATGAAAGAGCACGGTGTCGTGAACTACATGAAGCATTTTCTCGGCCCTCTTTGGTGGATGGCGCCGATGATGCTCGTCATTGAGATGGTGAGTCTTTTCATGAGGATTTTAACTCTGAATTTAAGGCTGTACTGGAACATCAATGCCGACCACATTGTTCTCGGGATTTTCACGGACATGCTCCCTACTGGCATGGCAGCCCCGTTTTACGTTCTTGGATTCTTCGTCTCATTCATGCAGGCCTTCGTGTTTGCAACACTGACAATGGTGTATATCGTTCTAGCAACTCAACATGAGGAAGGGGCGCACCACTGA